One stretch of Streptomyces sp. MMBL 11-1 DNA includes these proteins:
- a CDS encoding MIP/aquaporin family protein, producing MAELRRKSGLLGELSAEFAGTMILILFGCGVVAQVVAGGALTDPPGGLGDHDSIAWAWGLGVTLGVYVAARLSGAHINPAVTLALAVFKGFPWSKVAPYALAQTAGAFVAALLVRWNYSEALAKADPGHTLKTQGVFSTLPGNGNPALPVHEWGAFRDQVIGTAILLLLILAITDMLNTPPGANLGPFIIGLIVVAIGMAWGTNAGYAINPARDFGPRLASFLTGYGGAWRDQYGNLYFWVPILGPLVGGLLGAGLYKALVGRFLPSAAPEPPGRVPAASKD from the coding sequence ATGGCTGAACTACGCAGGAAGTCCGGATTGCTCGGCGAGTTGTCCGCCGAGTTCGCGGGCACGATGATCCTCATCCTCTTCGGATGCGGCGTCGTCGCCCAGGTGGTGGCGGGCGGAGCCCTGACCGATCCCCCCGGCGGCCTCGGGGACCACGACAGCATCGCCTGGGCGTGGGGGCTGGGCGTCACGCTGGGCGTCTATGTGGCGGCGCGGCTGAGCGGGGCCCACATCAATCCCGCGGTGACGCTCGCGCTGGCCGTGTTCAAGGGGTTCCCGTGGAGCAAGGTGGCGCCCTACGCGCTGGCGCAGACGGCAGGTGCGTTCGTGGCCGCGCTCCTCGTCCGGTGGAACTACAGCGAGGCGCTGGCGAAGGCGGACCCCGGGCACACCCTCAAGACGCAGGGGGTGTTCTCCACGCTGCCGGGCAACGGCAACCCCGCCCTGCCGGTCCACGAGTGGGGCGCGTTCCGCGACCAGGTCATCGGCACCGCCATCCTGCTGCTGCTGATCCTGGCCATCACCGACATGCTGAACACCCCGCCCGGCGCGAACCTGGGCCCCTTCATCATCGGACTGATCGTGGTCGCGATCGGTATGGCCTGGGGAACCAACGCGGGCTACGCGATCAACCCGGCCCGCGACTTCGGCCCCCGGCTGGCGAGCTTCCTCACCGGCTACGGCGGGGCGTGGCGGGACCAGTACGGGAATCTCTACTTCTGGGTGCCCATCCTCGGCCCCCTGGTCGGCGGCCTGCTGGGGGCGGGGCTCTACAAGGCCCTCGTGGGACGCTTCCTGCCGTCCGCCGCACCCGAACCGCCGGGGCGTGTCCCGGCGGCCTCCAAGGACTGA